The genome window TGGTCTGGTTGGATTTCTCGGGCTAATTGAAATAATCTCCGGGCACTATTCTTATTCTCATCAATAAACATAATTTGAAGTGCTAATTTCCCTCGATATTCTTCTCTAAAAGCCCTTATGCCATTATAAATCTCATCAAATTTAATTCCTCTGGCGGGGTTATTTATTAATTCAAGTGTTTCCTGTGAAAAGGCATCTAATTTGAGAATAACGAAATCTGCCAATGTTAATTCCTGACGGACATCAACTTTATTGATTAAGGTTGAATTAGTTAAAACGGCAATAGGTTCTTTTCGGAGTTTTTTTATTGCAGTTATTGTTTCACTTAAATTTATGGCGAGTGTAGATTCACCTCTACCAGAAAAAGTAATATAATCTATCTGACAATCAGGTAATCTTTTTATTTCTTCAATTATCTCTTGTGTGGAAACATATAATTTCCTTTGGGTAAGGTATTTTAAATTCCTTCCAATCTGACAATAACAGCAGTCAAAATTACATATCTTCTCCTTCTGCGAAAGCAAATCTATTCCCAGAGAATTGCCTAATCTCCAGGAAGCCACAGGGCCATAGATATATTTAAATTTCATGTAGAGACTTTCCTCTTCTTTAGCATTTCCAGTTGATTTTTAAGGGATTCCCGTGTTTGTTTTTCCATACGGTCGATAAAAACTATTCCATTGAGATGGTCAATTTCGTGTTGAAGGACTCGAGAGGGTAATCCTGTCGCCTCTATTTCTATGGTTTCACCATTAACATTCAAAGCCTTCGCTCTTACTTGCGTTGCCCTTCTTATTTCCACCCTTATTTCAGGAAAAC of bacterium contains these proteins:
- a CDS encoding radical SAM protein — translated: MKFKYIYGPVASWRLGNSLGIDLLSQKEKICNFDCCYCQIGRNLKYLTQRKLYVSTQEIIEEIKRLPDCQIDYITFSGRGESTLAINLSETITAIKKLRKEPIAVLTNSTLINKVDVRQELTLADFVILKLDAFSQETLELINNPARGIKFDEIYNGIRAFREEYRGKLALQIMFIDENKNSARRLFQLAREIQPD